In one Flavobacteriales bacterium genomic region, the following are encoded:
- a CDS encoding TAT-variant-translocated molybdopterin oxidoreductase, which produces MSSTKRYWMDAADLRQDPEAIKARANEFPQDLAIDQVLGDARFQGASTGRRDFLKFLGFSLGAASLAACETPVIKSIPYVNKPEDITPGVANWYASTFYDGQDFASILVKTREGRPIHIKGNPRFGINRNPGLDKGVVNARINSSVLSLYDGERLKGPRQRVEGKLQGTTWADADKAIDAGLTAASAAGKRIVVLTNTIISPSTKAAVAALKAKHATVEHVQYDTISYSGVTNANLKSFGKRVFPSYDFTKADVVVSVDADFLSSWGSTTEYAWQYASRRNPDGAMNRHWQVEARMSITGANADVRIPVKVSELPLAVVALHDAIAGKAGAATVGGGLQIDELKHAADALWAARGKALVVCGSNDEGVQVLVNGINNLLGSYGSTIDLDNHTWFFQGDDAAVAQLVKDMNAGTVGAVLMAGVNPAYSLPNAAEFKAALEKVALTVSFSRYADETASLCGWILPDNHYLESWNDFMPKVGQYALAQPAIARLFDTRSWPGNLVRWSGSPAKWNDFIRQTWQANLAVHGAGMDFTAVWHQSLHDGVLSSPALPATPVAFMGDIAAAGAAAKQAASGAGQWELSLYTTEAIGDGQHANNPWLQEMPDPLAKVTWDNYVCMSFADVRNLGLPDYLGEQSPAGVVSVKLGAAEVKLPVVPSPGQKPGTIAIALGYGRGANGEKVGKAAVTTDHEGVLSPVGRNAYPFTSLRNGTVSYDAVSVEVSATGETYPIAITQTHLTHMDRHSIVKETSLAVYKAGDKDAFNHAHTLAVHEDVNGDGTIDARDRKPVAEFDLWDEHPVEGVGHRWGLSIDLNSCIGCGACITACNSENNIPVVGKDEVRRSREMHWLRLDRYYSSDTKWAEGREAGESKISLYTRMEEPSERPSVFFMPVMCQHCNHAPCETVCPVAATTHSNEGLNQMAYNRCIGTRYCANNCPYKVRRFNWFNYVTEQFAEVNPAWDDLGRMVLNPDVTVRARGVIEKCSLCVQSIQAGKLKAKKEGRPVKDGDIETACSAACGTGAIVFGDLNDKRSMVRGKADSDRSYHMLEEVGVKPNVNYLVKVRNSEEAAHHA; this is translated from the coding sequence ATGTCGAGCACGAAGCGATACTGGATGGACGCGGCGGACCTGCGTCAGGACCCCGAAGCGATCAAGGCCCGGGCCAATGAGTTCCCGCAGGACCTCGCCATCGACCAGGTGCTGGGCGACGCCCGGTTCCAAGGCGCCAGCACCGGCCGCCGCGACTTCCTCAAGTTCCTGGGCTTCTCCTTGGGCGCCGCCTCCTTGGCGGCCTGCGAGACCCCGGTGATCAAGAGCATCCCTTACGTGAACAAGCCCGAGGACATCACCCCGGGCGTGGCCAACTGGTATGCCAGCACGTTCTACGACGGCCAGGACTTCGCCAGCATCCTGGTGAAGACCCGCGAGGGCCGCCCCATCCACATCAAAGGCAACCCCCGCTTCGGCATCAACCGGAATCCCGGGCTTGACAAGGGCGTGGTGAATGCACGGATCAACAGCTCGGTGCTCTCGCTCTATGACGGCGAGCGCCTGAAAGGTCCGCGCCAGCGCGTGGAGGGCAAGCTCCAGGGGACGACCTGGGCCGATGCCGACAAGGCGATTGATGCGGGGCTCACCGCCGCCAGCGCGGCGGGCAAGCGCATCGTGGTGCTCACCAACACCATCATCAGTCCCAGCACCAAGGCGGCCGTGGCCGCGCTCAAGGCCAAGCATGCGACGGTGGAGCATGTGCAATACGACACCATCAGCTACAGCGGTGTCACGAATGCCAATCTCAAGAGCTTCGGTAAGCGGGTGTTCCCCAGCTACGACTTCACCAAGGCCGATGTGGTGGTGAGCGTGGACGCCGATTTCCTCAGCAGCTGGGGCAGCACCACCGAATACGCCTGGCAGTACGCCAGTCGCCGCAACCCCGATGGCGCCATGAACCGCCACTGGCAGGTGGAGGCGCGCATGAGCATCACCGGCGCGAACGCCGACGTCCGCATCCCGGTGAAGGTGAGCGAGCTTCCGCTGGCCGTGGTCGCCCTGCATGATGCCATCGCCGGCAAGGCCGGGGCCGCCACCGTGGGCGGCGGGCTGCAGATCGATGAGCTCAAGCACGCCGCCGATGCCCTGTGGGCCGCGCGCGGCAAGGCGCTGGTGGTCTGCGGCAGCAACGATGAAGGTGTGCAGGTGCTGGTGAACGGCATCAACAACCTGCTCGGGAGCTACGGCAGCACCATCGACCTCGATAACCATACCTGGTTCTTCCAGGGCGATGATGCAGCGGTGGCCCAGTTGGTGAAGGATATGAATGCCGGCACGGTGGGCGCGGTCCTCATGGCCGGCGTCAATCCGGCTTACAGCCTGCCCAATGCCGCCGAGTTCAAGGCGGCCCTGGAGAAGGTGGCGCTGACCGTGAGTTTCAGCCGCTACGCGGATGAGACCGCCAGCCTCTGCGGTTGGATCCTGCCGGACAACCACTACCTGGAGAGCTGGAACGATTTCATGCCGAAGGTGGGGCAGTATGCCCTGGCGCAGCCCGCCATCGCACGGCTGTTCGACACCCGCAGCTGGCCGGGCAACCTGGTGCGCTGGAGCGGCAGCCCGGCCAAATGGAACGACTTCATCCGCCAGACCTGGCAGGCGAACCTCGCGGTGCATGGCGCTGGCATGGATTTCACCGCGGTCTGGCATCAGAGCCTCCATGATGGCGTGCTGTCGTCGCCAGCGCTGCCGGCCACTCCGGTCGCATTCATGGGCGACATCGCCGCCGCCGGCGCCGCCGCCAAGCAGGCCGCTTCCGGGGCCGGTCAGTGGGAGCTCAGCCTCTATACCACCGAAGCCATCGGCGACGGCCAGCATGCCAACAACCCCTGGCTGCAGGAAATGCCCGACCCCTTGGCCAAGGTGACGTGGGACAACTATGTCTGCATGAGCTTCGCCGATGTGCGCAACCTCGGCCTCCCGGACTATCTCGGCGAGCAATCGCCCGCCGGCGTGGTGAGCGTGAAGTTGGGCGCTGCCGAGGTGAAGCTGCCGGTGGTGCCCAGCCCCGGCCAGAAGCCCGGCACCATCGCCATCGCGCTCGGCTACGGCCGCGGCGCCAATGGCGAGAAGGTGGGCAAGGCCGCGGTGACCACCGATCACGAGGGCGTGCTGTCGCCGGTGGGGCGCAATGCCTACCCGTTCACATCCCTGCGGAACGGTACGGTGAGCTATGATGCGGTGAGCGTGGAGGTGAGTGCCACGGGCGAGACCTACCCGATCGCCATCACGCAGACACACCTCACGCACATGGACCGCCACAGCATCGTGAAGGAGACCTCCCTCGCGGTGTACAAGGCCGGTGACAAGGACGCCTTCAACCACGCCCACACCCTGGCCGTGCACGAGGATGTGAACGGCGACGGGACGATTGACGCGCGCGACCGCAAGCCGGTTGCCGAGTTCGACCTCTGGGATGAGCATCCCGTGGAGGGCGTGGGCCACCGCTGGGGCCTGAGCATCGACCTCAACAGCTGCATCGGCTGCGGGGCCTGCATCACCGCCTGCAACAGCGAGAACAACATCCCGGTGGTGGGCAAGGACGAGGTGCGCCGCAGCCGCGAGATGCACTGGCTGCGACTGGACCGCTACTACAGCAGCGATACCAAGTGGGCGGAGGGCCGTGAGGCGGGCGAGAGCAAGATCTCCCTCTACACCAGGATGGAGGAGCCCAGCGAGCGCCCGAGCGTGTTCTTCATGCCGGTGATGTGCCAGCACTGCAACCACGCGCCGTGCGAAACCGTGTGCCCGGTGGCCGCCACCACGCACAGCAATGAGGGCCTCAACCAGATGGCCTACAATCGGTGCATCGGCACACGCTACTGCGCCAACAACTGCCCTTACAAGGTGCGGCGCTTCAACTGGTTCAACTATGTCACCGAGCAGTTCGCCGAGGTGAATCCCGCATGGGACGACCTGGGCCGCATGGTGCTGAACCCGGACGTGACCGTGCGCGCCCGCGGGGTGATCGAGAAGTGCAGCCTGTGCGTGCAGAGCATCCAGGCCGGCAAGCTCAAGGCCAAGAAGGAGGGCCGTCCCGTGAAGGACGGCGACATCGAGACGGCCTGCAGCGCTGCCTGCGGCACCGGAGCCATCGTGTTCGGCGACCTCAACGACAAGCGGAGCATGGTGCGCGGGAAGGCCGACAGCGACCGCAGCTACCACATGCTCGAGGAGGTCGGCGTGAAGCCCAATGTGAACTACCTCGTGAAGGTGCGCAACTCGGAAGAGGCCGCTCATCACGCCTAA
- a CDS encoding c-type cytochrome translates to MPLPACISRRSIGSIRTAFALFLSLSFTAAHAQPADAALYAQGEKLFKGNCASCHKVDAKMTGPAIQGARARWEGQGDIYAWIKNSAAYLKTGNAYATKLFEDWKKVPMPAQALTDAEIDAILYYADNYQAPKPPTPPGGETAAGGGAAPERGENNWVWLLVLALLFLVVGLSLSGVKRSLANAVNEAEGRGPLPETTRMQRFRAWAWEHKVFMSFVGLFVTVWLVLQAWDALWVVGVYGGDEVEHYKPEQPILFNHTLHAGKVDKGNLGINCQYCHSSAEKSKHAGIPSANVCMNCHTAVAQGRSEAGTKEIAKIYAAVGWDPDKGEYTGKEEPVRWVKVHNLPDHAYFNHAQHVAVGKLECQECHGPIDEKMDVAEQWAPLTMGWCIQCHNEREVKMAGNGYYDEVMARLHEDEKLGHRELKQYLEDGKITVKELGGWECAKCHY, encoded by the coding sequence ATGCCGCTTCCAGCCTGTATTTCACGACGTTCCATCGGGTCCATCCGTACAGCTTTCGCGCTCTTCCTTTCACTCAGCTTCACCGCCGCCCACGCGCAGCCGGCCGACGCCGCGCTGTATGCCCAAGGGGAGAAGCTCTTCAAGGGGAATTGCGCCAGCTGCCACAAGGTGGACGCCAAGATGACCGGTCCGGCCATTCAAGGCGCCCGTGCGCGCTGGGAGGGCCAAGGCGACATCTACGCCTGGATCAAGAACAGCGCCGCCTACCTGAAGACGGGTAACGCTTACGCCACCAAGCTCTTCGAAGACTGGAAGAAGGTGCCCATGCCGGCACAGGCGCTGACGGATGCCGAGATCGACGCGATTCTCTACTACGCAGACAACTACCAGGCCCCCAAGCCACCCACGCCCCCCGGCGGTGAAACCGCGGCCGGAGGCGGCGCTGCGCCAGAGAGAGGCGAGAACAACTGGGTATGGCTGCTGGTGCTGGCCCTGCTCTTCCTCGTAGTGGGCCTTTCGCTGAGCGGCGTCAAGCGCAGCCTGGCCAACGCCGTGAACGAGGCCGAGGGCAGGGGTCCGCTGCCGGAGACCACGCGCATGCAGCGCTTCCGCGCGTGGGCCTGGGAGCACAAGGTATTCATGAGCTTCGTCGGCCTGTTCGTCACGGTGTGGCTGGTGCTGCAGGCCTGGGATGCCCTGTGGGTGGTGGGTGTATACGGCGGCGATGAGGTGGAGCACTACAAGCCCGAGCAGCCCATTCTCTTCAACCACACCCTGCACGCCGGGAAGGTGGACAAGGGCAATCTCGGTATCAATTGCCAGTATTGCCACAGCAGCGCCGAGAAGAGCAAGCACGCCGGCATACCCAGCGCCAACGTGTGCATGAATTGCCACACGGCGGTAGCGCAGGGGCGCAGCGAGGCCGGCACCAAGGAGATCGCCAAGATCTACGCGGCAGTGGGCTGGGACCCCGACAAGGGCGAATACACCGGGAAGGAGGAGCCCGTGCGCTGGGTGAAGGTGCACAACCTGCCCGACCACGCCTACTTCAACCACGCCCAGCACGTGGCCGTGGGCAAGCTGGAGTGCCAGGAGTGCCACGGGCCCATCGATGAGAAGATGGACGTGGCCGAGCAGTGGGCGCCGCTCACCATGGGCTGGTGCATCCAATGCCACAACGAACGGGAGGTGAAGATGGCCGGCAACGGCTACTACGACGAGGTGATGGCCCGCCTGCACGAGGACGAGAAGCTGGGCCATCGCGAGCTGAAGCAGTACCTCGAGGACGGCAAGATCACGGTGAAGGAGCTTGGCGGCTGGGAGTGCGCCAAGTGCCACTACTAA
- a CDS encoding SPOR domain-containing protein, with amino-acid sequence MLIAIVALPISAMAQSESGPGYFRPYQEGATAVDTPVTAHQGIEGMVVVKADPKVERLMEQFAAQKHPQPGYRVQVFLGDRKTAEETKRLFLQKNPDTPAYLSWLAPNWRLRVGDLRTRLEAERLLRDLRAAYPGSYIVPDEIEMPALPPGH; translated from the coding sequence TTGCTGATCGCCATCGTGGCCCTACCGATATCGGCGATGGCCCAATCGGAATCGGGGCCCGGGTATTTCCGGCCCTATCAGGAAGGTGCGACCGCTGTGGACACCCCGGTCACCGCGCATCAAGGAATCGAGGGCATGGTGGTGGTGAAGGCCGACCCCAAGGTGGAGCGGCTCATGGAGCAGTTCGCGGCGCAGAAGCATCCGCAGCCGGGTTACCGGGTCCAGGTCTTCCTGGGCGACCGCAAGACCGCCGAGGAGACCAAGCGCTTGTTCCTCCAGAAGAATCCTGACACGCCGGCCTACCTGAGCTGGCTGGCACCCAACTGGCGCCTGCGGGTGGGCGACCTGCGCACGCGCCTGGAAGCGGAGCGCCTGCTGCGCGACCTGAGGGCCGCCTATCCGGGAAGCTACATCGTGCCCGACGAGATCGAGATGCCGGCGCTCCCGCCAGGGCATTGA
- the infB gene encoding translation initiation factor IF-2 has protein sequence MSEATEKSIRLSKVAKEFNLAVSTVVDFLAKKGHQVESNPNSKIEAGLYDLLLAEFGADKEIKAKAQQAVQQRQERETITLAAGAAKPEPKAKAKEEPEVLIHNVPPPPPPPPAEPTKPAAAAPVPEAEPDVIKAKVEKAAGPKTLGKIDLDAPKRGAAKKAEPASEPAAEAPPAPAAAAPTPEAPAAPAAPTAPAEPETIRVSVQKLAGVKQLGKIELPVEKERKPAERPDAERGKRKRLVKPGPVNVDRAVQAEQRTAAARPGELDENAVKKKVSETLARLTGGKSKGAKLRREKRDARFQRFEEEQAARELAGQTLKVTEFVTASELASMMNVPVTDIIKACFSLGMMVSINQRLDAETLAVIAEEYGFKVEFVGADVQQDIPLEEDVTERITARPPIVTVMGHVDHGKTSLLDYVRNANVVAGEAGGITQHIGAYSVKLTSGKQITFLDTPGHEAFTAMRARGAQITDIAIIVIAADDSVMPQTREAINHAQAAGVPMVFAFNKIDKPQANADKIREELSQMNILVEEWGGKFQTQEISAKKGTGVEQLLEKVLLEAELLDLKADPGKRAHGVVIESTLEQGRGYVTTLLVDAGTLRKGDIILAGQFSGRVRNMFNERGQQVQEAPPSTPVSILGLDGAPNAGDTFQVFEDERDARTIATRRQQLQREQGIRTHKHITLDEIGRRLAIGDFKELNLIVKGDVDGSVEALTDSLLKLSTEQIKVNVIHKAVGPIAESDVLLATASNAIIVGFQVRPTPGARKLAETEEIDIRMYSIIYNAIEEIRQAMEGMLAPKEVEKVVGTAEVRETFKISKVGTVAGCYVLDGKIERKNKVRLIRDGIVVYTGDLDALKRFKDEVKEVTHGYECGLSIKNFNDIKVGDVVEAFTIEEVKRTLGE, from the coding sequence ATGAGCGAAGCGACGGAGAAGAGCATACGATTGAGCAAGGTGGCCAAGGAGTTCAACCTGGCCGTGAGCACCGTCGTGGACTTCCTCGCCAAGAAGGGCCACCAGGTGGAGAGCAACCCCAACTCGAAGATCGAGGCGGGGCTGTACGACCTGCTGCTGGCCGAATTCGGCGCGGACAAGGAGATCAAGGCCAAGGCGCAGCAGGCCGTGCAGCAGCGCCAGGAGCGCGAGACCATCACCCTGGCCGCCGGAGCGGCCAAGCCCGAACCCAAGGCCAAGGCCAAGGAGGAGCCCGAGGTGCTCATCCACAATGTGCCGCCCCCGCCCCCCCCGCCGCCGGCCGAGCCAACCAAGCCCGCAGCCGCAGCGCCGGTCCCCGAGGCCGAGCCCGATGTGATCAAGGCCAAGGTGGAGAAGGCTGCCGGCCCTAAGACCCTCGGCAAGATCGACCTGGATGCGCCCAAGCGGGGAGCGGCCAAGAAGGCCGAACCGGCATCTGAGCCTGCCGCTGAAGCGCCTCCCGCTCCCGCAGCGGCCGCCCCTACGCCCGAAGCTCCTGCCGCTCCTGCGGCGCCCACGGCGCCCGCCGAGCCCGAGACCATCCGCGTGTCCGTGCAGAAGCTCGCCGGCGTGAAGCAGCTGGGCAAGATCGAGCTGCCCGTGGAGAAGGAGCGCAAGCCCGCCGAGCGGCCCGATGCCGAGCGCGGCAAGCGCAAGCGCCTGGTGAAGCCCGGCCCTGTGAATGTGGACCGCGCCGTGCAGGCCGAGCAGCGCACCGCCGCCGCCCGCCCTGGAGAGCTGGACGAGAACGCCGTGAAGAAGAAGGTGAGCGAGACCCTCGCGCGCCTCACCGGAGGCAAGAGCAAGGGAGCCAAGCTGCGCCGCGAGAAGCGCGATGCCCGCTTCCAGCGCTTCGAGGAGGAGCAGGCCGCGCGCGAGCTGGCCGGCCAGACGTTGAAGGTGACCGAGTTCGTCACCGCCAGCGAACTCGCCAGCATGATGAACGTGCCCGTCACGGACATCATCAAGGCCTGCTTCTCGCTGGGCATGATGGTGAGCATCAACCAGCGCCTCGACGCCGAGACCCTCGCCGTGATCGCCGAGGAGTACGGCTTCAAGGTGGAGTTCGTCGGCGCCGATGTGCAGCAGGATATCCCCTTGGAGGAGGATGTCACCGAGCGCATCACCGCGCGCCCGCCCATCGTCACCGTGATGGGCCACGTGGACCACGGAAAGACCTCGCTGCTCGATTACGTGCGCAACGCCAATGTGGTGGCCGGCGAGGCCGGTGGCATCACCCAGCACATCGGCGCCTACAGCGTGAAGCTGACGAGCGGGAAGCAGATCACCTTCCTCGATACCCCGGGCCACGAGGCCTTCACCGCCATGCGCGCCCGCGGTGCGCAGATCACCGATATCGCCATCATCGTGATCGCGGCGGACGACAGCGTGATGCCGCAGACCCGCGAGGCCATCAACCACGCGCAGGCCGCCGGCGTACCCATGGTCTTCGCCTTCAACAAGATCGACAAGCCCCAGGCCAACGCGGACAAGATCCGCGAGGAGCTGAGCCAGATGAACATCCTGGTGGAGGAGTGGGGCGGCAAGTTCCAGACGCAGGAGATCAGTGCCAAGAAGGGCACCGGTGTGGAGCAGCTGCTCGAGAAGGTGCTGTTGGAGGCCGAGCTGCTCGACCTGAAGGCCGACCCCGGCAAGCGCGCCCACGGCGTGGTGATCGAGAGCACGCTGGAGCAGGGCCGCGGCTATGTGACCACCCTCCTCGTCGACGCCGGCACACTGCGCAAGGGCGACATCATCCTCGCCGGGCAATTCAGCGGCCGGGTCAGGAACATGTTCAACGAGCGGGGGCAGCAGGTCCAGGAGGCGCCGCCGTCAACGCCCGTCTCCATCCTCGGCCTCGATGGCGCGCCCAACGCCGGCGACACCTTCCAGGTCTTCGAGGACGAGCGCGACGCCCGCACAATCGCCACGCGCCGGCAGCAGCTGCAGCGCGAGCAGGGCATCCGCACCCATAAGCACATCACGCTCGATGAGATCGGCCGACGCCTCGCCATCGGTGACTTCAAGGAGCTCAACCTCATCGTCAAGGGCGATGTGGACGGCTCCGTGGAGGCCCTCACGGACTCCCTGCTCAAGCTCAGCACCGAGCAGATCAAGGTGAACGTGATCCACAAGGCCGTGGGCCCCATCGCCGAGAGCGACGTGCTGCTGGCCACCGCCTCCAACGCGATCATCGTCGGCTTCCAGGTGCGGCCCACACCGGGCGCGCGCAAGCTGGCCGAGACCGAGGAGATCGACATCCGCATGTACTCCATCATCTACAACGCCATCGAGGAGATCCGGCAGGCCATGGAGGGCATGCTCGCTCCGAAGGAGGTGGAGAAGGTGGTGGGCACCGCCGAGGTGCGCGAGACCTTCAAGATCAGCAAGGTGGGCACCGTGGCCGGCTGCTATGTGCTCGACGGCAAGATCGAGCGCAAGAACAAGGTGCGCCTCATCCGCGACGGCATCGTGGTGTACACCGGCGACCTCGATGCCCTCAAGCGCTTCAAGGACGAGGTGAAGGAGGTGACCCACGGCTACGAGTGCGGCCTCTCCATCAAGAACTTCAACGATATCAAGGTCGGCGACGTGGTGGAGGCCTTCACCATCGAGGAGGTGAAGCGGACGCTGGGCGAGTGA
- the nusA gene encoding transcription termination factor NusA: MATVNLIESFGEFKDLKNIDRVTMMGIMEDVFRGVVKKRFGEEAKVDIIINPDKGDLEIYLNRVIVEDGFSEDDNLDIELSEARKIDPDFEVGEEVTQEVKIEDFGRRNILALKQNLQGRIMELEKDHLYNKYKERVGEIITGEVYQVWKRETLILDDEGNELIMPKDQQIKTDFFKKGDTVRAVVWKVEMVNNSPKVILSRTAPEFLAKLFEQEVPEVADGLITIKRIVREPGERAKVAVESYDDRIDPVGACVGMKGSRIHGIVRELRNENIDVINWTANEQLLIQRALSPAKIGDIKLDAEHKRAEVYMKPDQVALAIGKGGHNIKLAGRLTGYDIDVYRDTDEVSDDVSLDEFADEIDQWIIDELKNIGCDTARSVLDIPADELVKRTDLEEETINEVLRILKAELEA, from the coding sequence ATGGCCACCGTGAACCTCATCGAGTCCTTCGGCGAATTCAAGGACCTCAAGAACATCGACCGCGTCACCATGATGGGCATCATGGAGGACGTCTTCCGCGGAGTGGTGAAGAAGCGCTTCGGGGAGGAAGCCAAGGTGGACATCATCATCAACCCCGACAAGGGCGACCTGGAGATCTACCTGAACCGCGTGATCGTGGAGGATGGCTTCAGCGAGGACGACAACCTCGACATCGAGCTCAGCGAGGCGCGCAAGATCGATCCCGACTTCGAGGTGGGCGAGGAGGTGACCCAGGAGGTGAAGATCGAGGACTTCGGCCGCAGGAACATCCTTGCGCTCAAGCAGAACCTCCAGGGCCGCATCATGGAGCTGGAGAAGGACCACCTCTACAACAAGTACAAGGAGCGGGTGGGCGAGATCATCACCGGCGAGGTATACCAGGTGTGGAAGCGCGAGACGCTCATCCTCGACGACGAGGGCAATGAGCTGATCATGCCCAAGGACCAGCAGATCAAGACCGACTTCTTCAAGAAGGGCGATACCGTGCGCGCCGTCGTGTGGAAAGTCGAGATGGTCAACAACAGCCCGAAGGTGATCCTGAGCCGCACAGCGCCGGAGTTCCTGGCCAAGCTGTTCGAGCAGGAGGTGCCCGAGGTGGCCGACGGCCTCATCACCATCAAGCGCATCGTACGCGAGCCGGGCGAGCGCGCCAAGGTGGCGGTGGAGAGCTACGACGACCGCATCGATCCGGTGGGCGCGTGCGTGGGGATGAAGGGCAGCCGCATCCACGGGATCGTGCGCGAGCTGCGCAACGAGAACATCGATGTGATCAACTGGACGGCCAACGAGCAGCTGCTCATCCAGCGCGCGCTCAGCCCTGCCAAGATCGGCGACATCAAGCTCGACGCCGAGCACAAGCGCGCCGAGGTGTACATGAAGCCCGACCAGGTGGCGCTCGCCATCGGCAAGGGCGGCCACAACATCAAGCTGGCCGGCCGCCTCACGGGCTACGACATCGACGTGTACCGCGACACCGACGAGGTGAGCGACGATGTGAGCCTGGACGAGTTCGCCGATGAGATCGATCAGTGGATCATCGATGAGCTGAAGAACATCGGTTGCGATACCGCGCGCAGCGTGCTGGACATCCCGGCCGATGAGCTGGTGAAGCGCACCGACCTGGAGGAGGAGACCATCAACGAGGTGCTGCGCATCCTCAAGGCCGAACTCGAGGCCTGA
- a CDS encoding MOSC domain-containing protein encodes MSLTLASIHIHPIKSLGGFTVREARLTDRGLEHDRRWMLADLAGRFLTQRELPSMACLHCAPQGDGFRVTDLRDGAHLDLPWALEQAATVRGEVWSDRVRLASSPAAWDAWFSERLGRSARLLHMPAESHRRIDGRYAEGLTSLSDGFPYLLLSQASLDELNARLATPVPMDRFRPNLVIAGGNPCQEDGWSELRIGTARFRVVKACMRCAITTTDQRTGTRSHEPLRTLAAYRARANKVPFGMYAVGDAEGVVRVGDLAVP; translated from the coding sequence ATGAGCCTCACGCTGGCCTCGATCCACATCCACCCGATCAAGTCGCTCGGTGGCTTCACGGTGCGCGAGGCACGCCTCACCGACCGCGGACTGGAGCACGACCGCCGCTGGATGCTCGCCGACCTGGCGGGTCGCTTCCTCACCCAGCGCGAACTGCCGTCGATGGCCTGCCTCCATTGCGCGCCGCAGGGCGACGGGTTCCGTGTGACGGACCTGCGCGATGGCGCCCACCTGGACCTGCCCTGGGCGCTGGAGCAAGCGGCCACCGTGCGCGGCGAGGTCTGGAGCGACCGCGTCCGCCTTGCGTCCTCACCGGCGGCGTGGGATGCCTGGTTCAGCGAGCGGCTGGGGCGCAGCGCACGGCTCCTGCATATGCCTGCGGAAAGCCATCGGCGAATCGATGGACGCTATGCGGAGGGGCTCACCTCCCTCAGCGACGGCTTCCCCTATCTCCTCCTCTCCCAAGCCTCCCTGGATGAGCTGAACGCACGGCTGGCAACACCGGTGCCGATGGACCGCTTCAGGCCCAACCTGGTGATCGCCGGCGGCAACCCCTGCCAGGAGGACGGCTGGAGCGAGCTGCGCATCGGCACGGCGCGCTTCCGCGTTGTGAAGGCGTGCATGCGCTGCGCCATCACCACCACCGACCAGCGCACCGGCACGCGCAGTCATGAGCCGCTGCGCACCCTTGCCGCCTACCGCGCCCGAGCGAACAAGGTGCCCTTCGGCATGTATGCCGTGGGCGATGCGGAGGGTGTGGTGCGGGTGGGCGATCTTGCGGTCCCGTGA
- a CDS encoding queuosine precursor transporter: MIHSILADKATRLYLVLGGFFAANALLAEMIGVKLFQLEGVFGLEKSDFALLGEEGLSFVLSVGVLPWPIVFILTDVVNDYYGVRGVRFLTLLTAGLIAFAFVVMGLAIGMPPADFWVGMNAAQGVPDMQAAFAGIFGQGMNIIVGSLSAFVVGQLVDAFSFRAIKRLTGDRRIWLRATGSTLISQLIDSVVVTYMAFWVLRSDFSFARCTALVMTAYAYKLLVAIVSTPLVYLVHAGVERYLGAERAAAMRAAALSKAAG, from the coding sequence GTGATCCACTCCATCCTGGCCGACAAGGCCACGCGCCTCTACCTCGTGCTCGGCGGCTTCTTCGCGGCCAATGCGCTGCTGGCGGAGATGATCGGCGTGAAGCTCTTCCAACTGGAGGGCGTCTTCGGCCTGGAGAAGTCCGATTTCGCCCTGCTCGGCGAGGAGGGGCTCAGCTTCGTGCTCAGTGTGGGCGTGCTGCCCTGGCCCATCGTCTTCATCCTCACCGATGTGGTGAACGACTACTATGGGGTGCGCGGCGTGCGCTTCCTCACCCTGCTTACCGCAGGGCTCATCGCCTTCGCCTTCGTGGTGATGGGATTGGCCATCGGCATGCCCCCCGCCGACTTCTGGGTGGGCATGAACGCCGCGCAGGGCGTGCCCGACATGCAGGCTGCGTTCGCGGGCATCTTCGGCCAGGGCATGAACATCATCGTGGGCTCGCTCAGCGCCTTCGTCGTGGGACAGCTCGTGGATGCCTTCAGCTTCCGCGCCATCAAACGACTGACTGGCGACCGCCGCATATGGCTGCGGGCAACCGGCAGCACGCTCATCAGCCAGCTCATCGACAGCGTGGTGGTCACCTACATGGCTTTCTGGGTGCTGCGGAGCGATTTCTCATTCGCGCGCTGCACCGCGCTGGTGATGACGGCCTACGCCTATAAGCTGCTGGTGGCCATCGTGAGCACGCCGCTGGTCTACCTGGTCCACGCCGGGGTTGAGCGCTACCTTGGCGCCGAACGGGCGGCTGCCATGCGTGCAGCGGCCCTGAGCAAGGCGGCAGGATGA